AGGAGAATCATTTCCAATAACTTCAAACAATTTAAATCAAGATATTGGATActgaaagaaaagaattttaaaaaaattatacTATGCTGTTACCTTTATGAAATGGAAAggaaagaaacaaaaaaatgaagCCCACAGCATGACTCGAACACACAACCTTCGGTACCGAAAACCGACGCGCTACCATTGCGCCATATGGGCTCTTTGATGTATGTGTCAGCTCGAAGGGTATGTTGTATCCGGGTATAGGATTTTTTCCCGCTTAGAAGTTAACATAAGAAAAGTCAATGAATTGATATTAAAACGCAACTAGAAGTTAGCATAAGAAGACTTAATGATAACACAGCTTAGTCTTCCAGCTTCTAAGGGAAACTACgagtatttatatatcttGGATATCAGGGTTAGGGTATCCGATATtgactgataagataagagtTGAGATGTGAAAGGAAACTATGTCTGACAGACCAAGTAAACAGCCTGTAATCAGGTAAACTTACGTAGCAGCCCTCCTGGTATTGTGTAAATgattggatttgaaattatacgaattttattaattatgtatagtataggactttaaacaagatttattcattcattATATGTCAGATTTAGACTGCCTTTAAATCACACCTCTAAGCCAAATCACGTAAACCTTACCCTTGGAAAACGGGAGTATAATTATGATTCAAGTCATTTTTTCGAGAAATTCAAGACAGGATACATATCTATTATCCAAAAGTACACGAATATGACACAAAGTATCTAGAAAGGTCCAAATAAAACAATATTACACCAGAATGATGGAATTGAGTCCTTCTAAATCAATTTCTTCAGTGATATTAAGAGTATTGGCAGGAATCACATTGTTTTCGCTCGTACTCACTTACTAAAGTATCACGGATACCAATCAAATATGCCTTGCCATTGTTaaatgcttttttttttctttattttttaattctaGCTATCTATCTCACGTGTTTAGTTGGCGTTTTTACCAATGAAAACTCGCCTAAACTCCAATGCCCAATATTTCTGATACCCTGCCATTCTCGGCTACATACTTGAATACTGGATCTTACCATAGACTGGATCGTGATTCATTATGTCAAGATCTGTACAAGAAAACTTGCAATTAACCCACAATgcctttctttttttcactcAGAAAACCTAATTAGACACTCACAATATAACcaagaaatagaaaaaagatACCAAGACGTGATGATCCCCCACAGACTTCCTTCTACGGAACGGTCCAATTCGACACCCTGTGGACATTAATATATTAGCTCCCAACAGCCACAAGCTCTCGAGAGATGCCGAGCTTCCAATCCACTGAACCATGCACCTACTTTACGATTTCGCTATGCTGTTTATTGGGGATACATTGCATGGTcaaatcttcaatttttACAATGCTGCTGTCTTAATTCTAAAATAAGGTTTACTTGACAGTCAATGCTTTGAAACACTGCCATTGAGCGAAAGACTCCTCTCAACCTAATTGCTTTTTGCCGTTGAAATTGATTAGAACGCGTAAAATTAGGATTTGGCTGTTTCGTATTTTGACACCAACAGAGGGAAATATATCATGCACATTTGATGAACTCGCAAATCTTTCAAATTAACCGTTCACAATCACGAACATCCTCAACCAAGCTTGATCTTCACAAGCTTCCACCCAAATTtgtaaaaaatattttctacTATACCCCGCAGTATTTCAATAGTGCACCGAATGACAAAAGTAAGTTGAATACGAAGAAAATACAATGCAATTGTGTAATTTAGCCGGGAACTTTTGAACTTTGTAGTACCTTACTTTGATGCCGTACCTATCGAACCCCCGCTTTCCGACGGGATTTAGAACAACCGTGCTCACACGATCATCATTGTTTATGCCCAGTAACTTGTATCATACGTCCTTTGCCCCGAAATGCGGGGATAGACAGGTTATCCTGCTGACAGTTCCTGCCCCTGAAGCTTAGCTAGCTTGCATTAATAGAAGCTGCAGAAGTTACCCCGCTGACAGTTACTGATCTTTGCCAGATAAAGGCATATATTGGAGTTCCGGTTAAATTGTTAATGCATCTCTCTATTTGAACAATACTCACACTCTTTaatttattgatattttttttttgtttggagCCTGTGGAGGGGGTCGTGGAcctcaatttttttgtatatataaatgacCTTACATCCCAGGTCATCATGGGCCTATCAAGCTATTCGGTCGCCAGCAATGATTGGTGTCATTGTTGCATTCGCTTATCTATGTTTCCAGGCCGCTATAGCAGCCCCACCTCCAATTGTCAACTCGAATCAAGGTGTAACTCTATTGTACCAAAACAATTTAAACTTCACTGATGATGTGAATCACAAAtctttcttgtttctcGATGGCTCAAACACTTATGAGCAAGCATCCGCAGCATGCGCGTCATATTCAGAGTCTCTTGTATCTCCAGCATTGCTTCGTTCTTCTCAGAATGATTTATCCTACCAGATAAACTATCTGTTATACTCTAGAAAGATTAACCCCGAGACTGGTATCTGGGTTCAAGGAGGTTATATCACTCCAAAAAGTGGTTTGTTTGTGCAACCTGTTCGGGATAGAAATGCTCACTATGCTGTTCTTTGCACTCAATCCGACACTAGTACTCTAATTGCTAACAATACTGTGACTCCTCAGAACTCTGTCTCTGTTCAATCAAGAGGAAATACCTTTGTTGGTTATAGGAACAAAAAGTCATTCCGCTTCCTTGGTATTCCTTATGCGGACCCATTTGACAGATGGTCGTATTCCAAGCCATACAGTGGCACAAGACAGGTTATCCAGGCCAATAAATATGGTGCTCAATGTTTCACAAGTCCATCTCCTCCCAACTCTGGATACAGTGAGGATTGTTTGTTCTTAAACGTGTTCACACCTTACCTTCCTCATGGCAATGGTCCAAGTACCAACCTCAAACCAGTTGCTGTGTGGGTCACTGGTGGAGGTTATACCTCAGGCTCCGGTTCGGATCCTACCTTCGACGGAAGTAATATGGCATCAAGAGGTGATACTGTATTGGTAACTGTGAACTATCGTCTTGGAACCATTGGTTTTTTGAACATTCCTGGTACTGACATTACCGGTAACTACGGATTCGCTGATGTTATCACTGCTCTTCAATGGGTTCAACAGAACATTGCCaattttggtggtgatccTAATAAGGTCACTGTATTTGGTCagtctgctggtgctggtaccACCAGAGCCTTGCTTGGAAGCGAGCCTGCCAAAGGACTGTTCCATGCTGCTATTCCCGAGAGTAATCTTGGAGGCTACGACTATGGTACCTCGTACTCTGAGTACTACACCCCCGAGGAGGAATATAACGTAGCAGGTAAAGCCATCGTCACCGATGTTGGCTGCAGTTCTGCTTCGGATGTTGCTTCTTGTCTACAGGGAATCGACCCTCTCACCCTTTCCAACCTCAATGACGTTGCAAGGTACCTTACAGTTGATGGACATTATATTAAAGAAAGCCATATCGACGTTACTGGAAACAATTATCTTGCGGATGTTCCTCTGATTTATGGTAGTGCTCGTGATGACGGTGCTCCTTTCATTGGCTACCCCACCACAGACGACCTTGCTAGTTCAGTTGAGCAATTGCTCAGTTTCAATAGCTCTTTCACCAACtccattatcagcagtggTCTATTCCCCGAACCTGGAAGCAGCATTGCTGATGTTTACAATGTAAGCTCCAGACTAGCCACTGACGTTATTTTCAGATGCATCGATCAAGCTACCATCAATTCTGCTGTCAAGCATAGAAAACTGTCCAAGGTATTTTACTATCAATTTGATAGAACTTACAATGGATATGATCCTAACAACGTTTGCTTCGCACCCTTGACTGCCTCTCATCCATACGGAGATCCATCCTTGCCATATTATAGATGTCACTCTGGTGAATTGTATTATGTTTTCGGTACTCTTAACGAGTTTGGCCTTCACTTTAGAGACGAATACGACCTACCATTTAACCAACTTATCATGGATTATTGGACTAGTTTTTTCAGAACTGGCAACCCAAATCCTGATCCCAACTACCTTAAAGCTCGTGGCTATACTGGTACTTTACAGGTCGCTTCTGCCAATGGCCAATGGCCCCAGTTCAATGCACAATCCCCTGAGATCTTCCTGCTCGACGCTCCTCGGGCTACTAAATCGCCTTTCGTTGATCTCGAACAATGCCAATTCTTGGGTCTACCCTTGAACTTTTATGAATAGTAAATCAGACTTTTGTTTTCCTTGCATTTTCTCTCATTGGAGGAGGCCTGGGGCTCAGCCTCAGACTCTATTTGCTCTCTCACACCTCTAAAACCACTCCACCGGTTCAAAAATGTGTAATTTCGCAGTTTCTAATGTGTAAAACAAAGTACCCATTGAGATAAAATAGTCCCTATACTCAAATAAACCATTAGGAGCTTCTTGACCCTCAATAAAGCCGTGGTAACCAAATACAAATGGCTCTGTGCGGCTTGGAAATAATGCATTAAATGGAGGTGCGTAAAAGACAAAACACGAATCAGGTCTTATAGTGTAGTTGGTTATCACAGCGGATTCTGATAAAGACCATTCCGCTAACCTGAGTTCGAATCTCGGTAAGAccttaatttttttggatgCTCGCTAGACaatagaaacaaaacaaccTATGAGGTTTCAATTGcaataatattttctaCGTTGCTATAGCATCTATCAAAGGCTCATCCCTTTCCCTCTTATCTAGGTACCTGCGATAGTTGTTTCAAGTCAGTTGTCATCAGTCTCCAGTAGTTCAAATCACGACCCTAACATCCAACCTAAAACCTTGTTGGAGCCAAATCAGCAACTTCACCGTCTGTCTGTTTGTTTTAATCACCCAATAGATGTTAACTGTTCGCCATGTTTGTTTTCCCGGCCAACAATGAAGGGTATCGCAAACGAAAAAGAGTTTTGAAGGCGTGTGAGCAGTGCAAGAGACGCCGGAAAAGATGCGATTTTCCCATAGGCAGTGTCAGGTGCGAACCCTGCCAGAACTCTGATATCATGTGTAGTTTAGCTCCTACTTTTGAATTGTTAGAAAAGGAGTCTAGATTGGACAGTTTAGCTCAACAGAGTTTGAGCTCTAATGGACTCGTTTTCATGCCCAATAGTGCTACATCAGCCCAATCGGTACACTCAGCACAAACCGCCACAACTGTaacaaaccagaaaaaatCGACAGCAGCATATACTCCTATAACTAGACCACCTATACGGCCAACACTTGACAAACGGTCATCCAGTGCCAATAGCATTTTAACATTAAGTGGGTTTGAACCAGGTTCTGCAACAAGCATTGGCCCCAACGGAATTACGACTGGAATCACTCACAATGGGATCAATGGTGATCTCAGTACTGTACCTGGTGTCATCATTAGTGCTGGTACAGGAACGAGCACAACTGCTGGCACTAATGGGACTAATGCTGTGAGCTCGTTTGCATCGGCTGCAATTAATGCCCAAGCAGCAGTTACTGCTTCCCCTAGTCTTCACCCGTCagcggcagctgctggcggACCAGGTCCATCTCTTTTTAGACCGCTTAGACTTACTCCGGATGCCCCTAAACGACCGGGTATGGGGTCTCGTGCATCGAGTTATACGCATTCAGGTGCTGGCTCCTCATCACAGATTCGTAAACAGAGTCATCGTCGAACTGGCTCTCATAGTCCGGTGATGGCCAACAAAATCCCCAATGGTACTTTCTCGTCTAGCTCTTCATCTGCCACATCGCCTATTCCCAATCCCTCAGTAACCAGTAGTTCTAGCAGTGGAGGCCCTGTTTCAAGTGGAACTGCAACAGCTAGCAATGGAGCGTCTACTGTTGATAGAGAGTCTATAGGAGTATGGGTAAAAGGAGTAACAACTCAACAGCGATTAGATCCACATCTTCACACATATTTGGCATCGATTAATGCATTTTCAATGCCTCTTCGACCTGATCGTGAAGCATTAATTCGCATATACTGTGAGTCAATAGACAAGCTACTGCCACTTCTTGACAGAGAACAGTTTGTCAAGCTCCATAACATTGGACAAGCACCAACACTACTTCTTCATGCAGTGCTATTAGCAGCTGCAAGACACCCAAGAGCAGCTCAGCATCTCGGACATGAGTCGACAAGACAATTTTGTGCATCGACAGCTGCTAAAATCAGGGCCCTTCTGTTTGCAGAGGTCGAGCAAGATAGATTAACGCTGGTTCGTATATATGCTTTGCTTTCACTTCACTCAGAAGGTCCCGATGGACTTGAAAATAGTTGTTCGGACTTGCAAAAGGCTCTTCATTATGCCACGTCGCTGGGAATTCATCATGACCGTGGTTTCATAGATAAGGATCAGCTGCGTAAACTGTGGTGGAGTATATGGTGCATGGATCGGATAAGTGCTTGTGTCAATGCGCGACCACTTATTATTTCCAACGACGATATCGGCCTACCTCCTATTCGACCTGAAGAACATGCTCAGTTAGCTCGTCTCAGTGTGGCATGTCAGAAACTTGAAAAGGTCATTCATTTGTATCGACCTGGTTTTACGAAAAGCAATCCTTGTGTTGTTCCTGAAGAGGTTGACCAGTTGTTTTCAGGAGACGATACTCTGGAACCCATAAATGCTATACACGCACTTCTGCACTATTCAGCTGTTATTTTGGCTCATAAGAGAGTTAGCAgtactgatgaagaaggaCTACAAGAAGATTCTGTTGTTAATGAAGTTGTTGGGTTATCCAGTAATGGCTACCAACAGCAAGGTCAACAACAAGCGCAACAATTGCATTTACAGGAAAGAATTGCCCTTTCGCCTCAAACATTGTCAACACCTTTGACGATGATTCTGGCTCAAGAACAGCGAGTGAGCGAAGATCTGCTCAAAACACTAGACTACGTCTCTACTAaagatgatgttgatgagacGTATCGAGCCACACCAGAATCAGACGCTTCGTTTGCGGACGCGCGTCTGCTttcggcagctggggcaGTTCTCCGGATCATTAGGAACTCTAAAGACCTACCTCCTTTACCTTTAATCCCTTACTGTGTGTCATTGACCCTGACAGTTTTTCTAAGAACATTTCCACGTGTGGACAGTGAAACCAATTTTAGCTGGCGCGATGCCTGTACAGCGCTGGAGAACATGGCCAACAGGTGGTGGGTTGCTGGTGCAATGGGAACAATGGGCAGAAATGTGTTTGGTTCACTAGAATCGGAggccaaaatcaaagaagaagaagctgaagcCGCCGCTATGCAAACCGACCTAGTGGGCATCCCCATGGAGCAATATCTTGACATGTTTTCGAATCTACCTAATCAAACGTCATTTATTGATGAAGCACTCTCCCTGGATGGGTTCAACAATGTCGAGCCTTGGTTTCAGGAAAAACGTTAATGTAcataataattaattagtcataataataaaataataataataagatTAACCAGCTATGGACGGTGGATACCGGTACGTTCGTGTCATACTGGTTGTGTTTTGTTTGCGAGCAAGCACCAGAAGCTAGATTTTATAGCTTGATATTGGGCATTTCAATAACTCGCAGCCCAGATACAATATTAACAGGGTCAAGACCGCCAACAATAAACATCCGCGAGTCATAATAACTACCCTTGTGGAAGCACTGGCCAGATGACTGCATTCCATTGCATAAACGTGAGTGCCAACTTCCGGTCTTAAGGTTGTAGATATCCACGAACACAATACACTTTTCTCCATCGTGGCCACCAACCACTATTAGTTGACCATCCACCAGGTCTGACATATGAAGAGTTCGCGGTCGCGAGCTATCAGCCAGGGTGTTCCATTTCTCACTCGCAAAATCAAACAGCCACAGCGTTTTGAAAACCCGATTCGTCGGGTCATTTCCTCCATAAACGAGCATCGAATCTTTATACGTATGCGCAGTATGGTTCACTCTAGGAGACGGCCAATTCTCTTTGCGCTCCACCTCGCTGAAGCTAACGTTATACGGATCACCTTGAGATATCGTCAATTTCCAAAGATCGTTGAAACTCTCATCAGAACTAGATGCCCCACCAAAAATGTACAGGGTAGATGTAACAATAGGCTTCTTGAAGCTGTTCATAGAAGCAGTTGATCCAATTGTTCCAACATCATCGAAATGCTTGCTTGATTTTCGTAGTGTACACGAGTGGCCAGCCCTAGGTTCAGGTAACTTGGCACCTTCCGGAGACAACTTGGTGAATCGGAACGACCTCACATCCAGTACATATAACGAGTTGTAAAACCTCGTTTCGTCTTGGCCgccaaaataataaatatggtAGTCATCAGCCAAAGTAGCAGAAAAGTCTCGTGAAGGGGGCGGCACCTGACCATAGATAGGAGGGCAAGACAGTAGATTGGTAATGCAGTTGAAAACATACAGCTTATTAGAATGACCGCTAGGTGTTCGTCCTccgaaaataaataacttgTTATTAACAAGCGTACAGCTGTGACCAGAGATGTATGGGGGATCACTGCCAAATAGACGTGGAGTGTGTAGATAAAAAGCCAATGGTGGAGCAGCCACGTCGAAGAAGAACgaagcagcattggcaccattgccattgccattCAACACAGAGGCAGATGCTGACAGCGAAGCTCCCGATACAGACACATTCGCAGGCTTGACATTGCTGATAATAGATGAATTTGAtgcctcttcttcgatTTGACCGGGGACGTTCGTAGCAGAAAGCGTAGGGGACAATACGGATTGCCCAGGAATCGACAGCTGTGACTGGGATGGTAATTGTAACTGGGATTGAGATTGTAATTGCGATTGCGACTGCGATTGTGACTGAGGTGAGGCATGTGAGAGTGAAAACTGTGAGTTTCGATGATTCACAGTGCCTACATTGGAACTGAAATTAATACCCGAACCCCCGTTCGGGTTGtagttattattattgttgttgttattagAAGTAGCGGCATTACTGCTAGCATTGGAATTGGAGCGGTGAATATCAGTCGCTATTCTCGATCTATCACtatcagatgaagaagacatGGACCCAGTCCTGCCCTTGAGATTAGATACACGATCGCGAGATGCTGCAGACGTGTAATATGACTGAATGGAAGGAGGGAACATCACCGCGGACGAAGTAATTACGGAACCCGAAAACGGGGTTGGTGAAACAGTGAGTTTTTCATTAGCAGCCACAATAGCAGGTACAGATTCACCATTTAAAGAACCAGAGACCGATGGCGAACCAGATCCGATCGAACCATTACCACTAATAACACTGACATTTGACTCGATAGGAGAAGGAACCCAAGGTTGTTGAATACTTAATCGATCGAGGTTTCGGGTTGTATCCTTTAGAGAGGTTGAGTCGACTTGAATGCTTAGAGAACTTTCATCATCGGGTTTTACGTCGCCATAAGGTTTTGTCAAAATCTGATCCAGAGGCCGATCTTTGACTGACAAAGAAGCCAATTGAACGTGAGCTCGCGAAGTTACTGAATTCGCAGATGATGCCAGAGAATGAAAGCTTTTAGTTGAAGGCGGTCGTGAGCTGGGAAGACAATTAATCGCTAtaggaggagaaggaggtggtggaggaggcACCTGTTGAGCAAGCTGAACATCCTGCGACATTGTCGTCATAAACAAAATGCACCAGCTGAATCCGAAAAGGAAACAACTAAGAAAATCGACACCCCAAAAATACGGCCGTTTGGTTCGTAGAACGCGAGTGTTTGTTTGTAATTTATGTTCCAACCACCGGTTTTCAGTTTGTGTCAAAAAAGTGGGTCTACTGGTGTTCACGTTTAGATAAGGAAGAAACGGGTTCTACTCAAACTAACATATGCACTCGTACTAATTACCAATTAGGTCTGCATACCGTTGTACAGTCGCACCAATTAAAACTATATTCCCCCACCGCCGCATGATGTTAGACCGTTAAATTTTAATTAGACATAACCAACGGTTTCAGAAAAGGGTTAATTGCATGGAGGATCCAAGGTGGAGGGTTAAAGTTTGGCTGTAATGAGGCGTTTAAAATAACCGTCTTCCAAAAAAACCCCGTTTATAGCTAATTCCGAAAACGATGGCTTTTTAGATCTTCATTCTTGCCAAACGGGTTTTGTGT
The Sugiyamaella lignohabitans strain CBS 10342 chromosome A, complete sequence genome window above contains:
- the KEL2 gene encoding Kel2p (Protein that negatively regulates mitotic exit; functions in a complex with Kel1p, interacts with Tem1p and Lte1p; localizes to regions of polarized growth; potential Cdc28p substrate; KEL2 has a paralog, KEL1, that arose from the whole genome duplication; GO_component: GO:0005935 - cellular bud neck [Evidence IDA] [PMID 9786949]; GO_component: GO:0005934 - cellular bud tip [Evidence IDA] [PMID 9786949]; GO_component: GO:0043332 - mating projection tip [Evidence IDA] [PMID 19053807]; GO_component: GO:0043332 - mating projection tip [Evidence IDA] [PMID 9786949]; GO_function: GO:0003674 - molecular_function [Evidence ND]; GO_process: GO:0000747 - conjugation with cellular fusion [Evidence IGI] [PMID 9786949]; GO_process: GO:0001100 - negative regulation of exit from mitosis [Evidence IMP,IPI] [PMID 12234925]); protein product: MSQDVQLAQQVPPPPPPSPPIAINCLPSSRPPSTKSFHSLASSANSVTSRAHVQLASLSVKDRPLDQILTKPYGDVKPDDESSLSIQVDSTSLKDTTRNLDRLSIQQPWVPSPIESNVSVISGNGSIGSGSPSVSGSLNGESVPAIVAANEKLTVSPTPFSGSVITSSAVMFPPSIQSYYTSAASRDRVSNLKGRTGSMSSSSDSDRSRIATDIHRSNSNASSNAATSNNNNNNNNYNPNGGSGINFSSNVGTVNHRNSQFSLSHASPQSQSQSQSQLQSQSQLQLPSQSQLSIPGQSVLSPTLSATNVPGQIEEEASNSSIISNVKPANVSVSGASLSASASVLNGNGNGANAASFFFDVAAPPLAFYLHTPRLFGSDPPYISGHSCTLVNNKLFIFGGRTPSGHSNKLYVFNCITNLLSCPPIYGQVPPPSRDFSATLADDYHIYYFGGQDETRFYNSLYVLDVRSFRFTKLSPEGAKLPEPRAGHSCTLRKSSKHFDDVGTIGSTASMNSFKKPIVTSTLYIFGGASSSDESFNDLWKLTISQGDPYNVSFSEVERKENWPSPRVNHTAHTYKDSMLVYGGNDPTNRVFKTLWLFDFASEKWNTLADSSRPRTLHMSDLVDGQLIVVGGHDGEKCIVFVDIYNLKTGSWHSRLCNGMQSSGQCFHKGSYYDSRMFIVGGLDPVNIVSGLRVIEMPNIKL